The DNA window GGTGGTTTCTCAGTCCTAACGATGGAGAGTCAGGGCTGGCTGGAGTTgggagtggaggaggggggaatggcaaaagaagaaagagagcaaATAAAAGTTCTGAGTGGCCTGGATGTATAACATCAGTGTGACTTCATGAAAAGGTCTTTTTAGTAATGTTTTGATTtcgtaaagagctttgagttaCTGCTCAGGGGGCCTCAGGGAGTGGGGTGTTGGAAACAACGGTCCATGTGTTCTCTCAATAGCTAGAGGTCAATTTTGTTCCTTGTGACCATATAACTTTAAGCAAATAGCTGTTTGAATCCCCTAAGATGGCTAAATATCTGTGTCACATCTGGGCAAAAGTCAATGTTCTGATATTAAATACCCAATCACATAATATAGAACAAAGGATTTTTAATTCAACAACATTGTGAAACACCTCCATGACCTTATTACAGTGGTAATAATGAACTCACCTCTATTGACTTTAGCATCGGTCACTCTCTCAGGTTCTTTGCTTTTGGCTGTGAGGGAGAAAGATGAGAGCGGGATTGTAACGGGAGAAGCACACAACATTTAGATTCACAATACAGGGCAATGTGAgcaaggaaacaaaacaaatatgagaTTGATGGAGGGATAAAGTAAAGGGGTTAGTGTGATGTCACCGGAAAGACTAGAACACATTATATAGATGCATAACGACAGAGTGAGGAAAATAATACAAAGCAACAGTGAAGATAAACAGGGAGGCTGTGTTCTGATAAGCAAGAGTCCTCTCAGTCCTGCTCATTAAAATGGACTGAGGAGGCTTTTACACTGGACGTCAGCATTTGTGACCTTGGTCTCAGCTCTGGACTGACAAGATGCACCTGAAGCTGCCTACGACTCACTGGTTGTCAATGAAATAGTACAGTGACGCCACTCCTAAGCTCTGTGCCTGGAGGCAAACACTCATCAGCCTGACTCACCATTCATATCTTCAGATCAAGCTGTCAGGTCGGGTATCAATTTCAAACACTGTCAAAATGGACTGAGAGAGGCCCGGGGAAATGGTACAGACGATGCTCTTACAGAACGACAAACTGGTAATGGTAGGCTGTTGCAGAAAAGGGCTGTGACTTTTAAATAGTCCAGTCCAACAACCTCTGCTGTACTGATCTGAAGCACAAAACCAGCTGACTTTGCTCTAaatcagtggttctcaaaccTTCTCTGACAATCCCCCCCTTCAGAAGTTCAAACATCCCCAACACCAcaatttgttttcaataatTAACAATAATAGGGGAAGCaattcatacttttttttagatttaatgAGGTAAAGGTCAACACGTGACAGCATCATCAAACTTCTTTGGTATATTGTCACCCATGCCCCCCATGCAGTGGCTCTATGCCCTCCACTTTGAGAACCACTGTTCTAAATTAATATTCATCaatcaaacaatatttttgGATTCATTACCAGCAAACCCCATTCCAAGGAAACCCCTCTCTTCCTGTCGTTCCTGTGAGTGTGTATGATCTCAGTTAAGAGTATTATAAGAGCACTCTCTAATAATTCCTCTTTTTGGCGCCCTGCTGTGTCAGCTGTTTTCACAAGTGTAGCctcaaaggaggaaaaaaatactaATCTCactgtttgaaagaaaaaagtgcAGCCTGATTTCCTGAAGAAACACAAGTGGAGTTCAACCGAAATCCATGTCACAATCACTGTCTTCACTTCTGTCTGTCATATTTGTGCACTCAAAGAAAGATACGAGCTTTAAGTGACCTGGGGCGGTGAAAATGTATATGGTGTTTACAGTGCTTTGTATTTTAACATTCTAATAACCTTTTAACGAGCTCCTAGCCTAACAAACAGCCCTGCAGTAAACACTACCATAAAGGAAATGTTCCTCTTGTATTGATTATTATAGGGATGAGATATCAGGAGGGTGTGAGGTGGCTGTGACTCGGGGTTTAAACGGGTCATCCAACCTTGGCGGTGCGATGCCAGTTGCATTTTGCAACATCAGCTCTGTACAGACCCGGTGACAGCAGCTAAACATCAATGAACCATTTACATGAAACACTTCTACTCTTACTCAGTGGCCATTATTTCATTAAGCAGCCTCAAGTGAAGATTCCACCCTGATCATGTTGCTGATCCTGCTCACATTCAGGTCCAATGGGCATCGCGTGATGCTGACCACTTTCACCCATGCTAGCTACATCCCTTGCTAGCTAACGTTTCCTAATGCAGACCTCACATTTATGTCTGAGTGGTAACAACTACCTCATTCAAAACGACGGGCAAGTGTCATCGTTTTCAGTCTGGAGCTGTGAGCAAATGATCTGATGAAGCTACCTTAGCTAGCAGCTACAGCACAGCTTGGGTTAACGCAGACAATGCTGCTCGTGGAGCGTTTAAAACTGGATGCATTGTATTGTAAGCAGTCACTTTCATTCAAGGAAGTTGTTCAACCAGTTGGTAGCTCCACCTGACAGATTCGCCGCCGCCCATGCTAACATTAGCGTGGATGTGACAGGGAGGATAGAGAGGCCAGCACAGGCTAAAGCTAGCCGTGTGACTGCAGTGAGCAGCGGCAGCTTGAAATTACACTTCCCCTTCAGCGGCTTCGCCCGCGGCCTTAGCCTCGGTCACATCCCTCCGAACTAATCTGCGAGCAGTCAGCCGGGCTCAGTGTGCCGCGAGCCGCCGGTGACGTCGCAGCCCCCCGGAGGTGAGCTGGTTCCTCACCTTTCCTCTTGAAAAACGACATGACGGGTTTCACGCTCCGGACGCTTCCTCGGCTCACTGACACCGGCCCGTGCCTCCGCAGCTCCCCTCATTCAAAAGCATCTGTCCCGCACGCTGCCGGCGAGGAAACGGGTTGCTTTCGCGGCCCCGCTGTCAAATCCCGATTTGCTCCAAATCCGAGCTCAGTTCTACGGCCATGTTGTCAATAAACGTCCCACTTCCGGGCTGGTGCCGCAgcagcattgtgggaaatggTGCGTTTACCTGCTATGGTCAGAAGAGGGCGCTGTTTCTGAATGAACGAGTGAGCAGAGGCCTCCATCAACGCTGTTTAAATGATGCTGCACACTATGACGTGTTTACTGAATATCTTATCTTCTAATGTATTATAATACCATTGCATTACATCACATTCAGCTGACGCTTTATCCAAAGAGACTTACAATAAGAGCTTTCAATCAcaagggtacaaacccagaaaaGCAGGAATCAACTAGACTTTACTGCAACTGTCCCATTTGATCTGCTTTTCTAACACACTGGGGCTGGCAGGCAACGATGTGTATCTAAGTCCCAGATCAACTATCTATTCAGAGGTAACAAATGCTTGTGTttacacagtttgtgtttctgcagtcaTTGAACAGCCAaactttaaatttgtttttatttcatgtgataTGGTGATTTTGTTTGAGGAGAAATGTGAAGAATCTTGAGAGGGAAATGTGATTTAAGAGCAAAAATTCACAGACGTAATGTTAACTAatcattttcataataaaacacatttagattATCAAGAGGTGCTTTGTTGCACACTTCTTCTTCAGTCTCGTCCAACTCTGTGGGTCTCTGTGGGTCTGTCGATGCGGTAGACGAACTCCGCAGGCATAAAGTAGCCCAAGTACTCCACACTGTCGGGTGTGGTGTCGATGTAGTAGTGGCCACCTTCTCCATGATGGCTGAAGCAATGGGTGTGCTCCACACGCAGGTCAAGACCCTGAAGCAACAGACACATTACAAAACAGTTTGTAAATGCACTTCTGATGGGTGCTAACACCATAAACTGATCTTGTTTAATTTGTGgccccgttcagacctggtattaacatctgtcctgagagatctaGTCACAAGAGGACATTAGTGAATAAGTGTGTTCACACTTGACATTAAattgtcctgaatgtgtctactgtgtccacttgtgattggatctcactttCCGGTTCTATAtctaaataattatttattatgtcatttgtgtttgcaaagaTCAAATTATTTTGGTTTTACCCAGTCTGCGTTTTGACATGAGCGAGTGAGCAAGCACCTGTGCCACAAAGAATAATTTTAACACTTAAAGAAAAGTATAAATCATTATGtagtgatcagtgttgatattgtagCCGCAAAAAAAACTCgtatggaaaaaaaagagagtaagaatacatttaaaggttcagtgtgtaagatttactgacacctagtggtgaagttgcctgttgcagctgaataccccttcacctcactctccccttccaaacatgaaagagaccCTGTGGTCTGcagttgacataaaaactcaaaaagtgtttattttgtccagtctggactactgtaaaaaacatggcggcctccggagagaggacccgctcctgatgtaaatataaagtatttgaatataaagagcccattctagggtaaagaaaacaacacttaagATAAAACAcataagtgaaaacatcactaggattattctataaatctctgccaatagatcccttttatctaaatcttacacactggacgtTTAAACTGTTGCAGGTCAGAGGATTTTGAATTTGAGTGATCAGCTAGCCGGTAGGACCTGAAATTAGCGCTGACCACTTATGATCGGCTCACTCAGGATGGATATTAACACCAGTTCTGGGTTAGTCTGGGTCACTGTTCTCTTAAACTATTTGTTTTACTCACAGGATCCTTGGAAACGAGCACCGACTGGCAGATAAGCGGAGCGCTGACCTCAAAGTGCTTGAGCCAATTGTTGACCTCATCGTTGGAGTTGAGGGGGCAGACTGAGAACTCTCTCGGCTACCGGTAACCCAACACAAGAAAATGAATCGACACACATTACTGACAGCACTAAGTTTTCTGTGTCACATCCGTTATTTACCATGATGTGGATTTTCGCTTTCCCTTTCTGGATGATGAAGGTGCCTCCGAGCGCCAGGCTTTTATCTGGGTAGTGTCCTTCAAGAGTGGTCCTCAAGGCTGTCACGAGACTGTGGTCTCCTGTTCTCTTCTTTGCTCGCACCTCTATGACCTGTGGGGCACACGGGTGACGAGGGCACAGCAGGTCAGCATGTTCAGTAACAGTCCTTTTGTCAATGTTTGTTCTTTCAAACATCAGGAGCATAGGACGTGTGTTGACAAGGCTTAAGTTCATGCATTAGAACTTGGTTATTAACTCGTAGATAATGGTTTTTAAGTTCATATATAACCAGAAAGTTCATTAttggcagaaaaacaacaaagtgaatAATGACAATGCATTTTTGAAGGAATTGCAGTGCAAGCACCATCGTTCATTCTCTGGGGGAAAGAGCTGCAGATCTAGTTTGCTAAGATGCGACTGAATACCTTTCCAGGCTGCCCCTCACATGCGTAGAGATTACCCAGCAGTCCAAAGTTGCAGTCAGAGAATTTGTCACTGTATTTTTCCTGCAGACACTGGCCGTCAGCGGGGTTGATGGAGGAGAAGTAACTGCTGTTCACTGCTGGCCTCCCCTCTGCTTCTGTGAGAATCGCAGGCATCAGCTGTGGGAAAGAGAGTATTTCAAATACCGTTTGCAATGACATGGCTTACCGCCGCAGTATTGTTGGTGAATTAACCTCTGCGTTCATTCCGACGATCCTGGAGGGAACCGCTGCCGCACCGAGGATGAACGCTCCTGGCAGCTCCAGTTCTTTAGATATACTGTTCATGTTGTATTCCTGGAAGGAGACAACATGAACATGCAGCAGGTTGGGTGACTACACCTCTTTTCACATTACCACCATGCAGTTTGTGCGTACACTGCCCTTTGTGTGGTGGAAAAAAGCTACCTTGTGCTTTTGAACCAGGGGAACCAGGTATGGCACACCGCCAACATCAGTGATTCGAGGACTTCCACACAGGCCTTCAATTTAGAGATCAAGAGAAAACTTGAAATTTACTGCAAACTTCACAAATTTTAAAAGACAAGTCCTTCTTATTCAGCAACAAACTTGCACCAACGGATAGTCTGTAAAGTTTTTACTTGTGCCTTATTAtatgttgtttatttctcatCTATATCTTTTAtccctctttttcctttttttctttcactggtCTCGGTCTGTCGATGTgaagatagatggatagatagatgaactttattgatcccagttgggaaattgttgtgtcacagcagcagttcaacatTCACAGAGAGTAAGACACAAAGACAAGGTGCAAAATTGCAGTACTTGACATGACTAAATATGACTGTAACTAAATGTGGTATCTGTGGTATCTGTCCctgacaaataaaccaaaaataataaataaaaaatgtgacgCACAACTGCGAGGCCTcaaatgttacacacacacatattgtttGCTTAATCAGTGTTACGACACACAATCTGGAAAGTAACAACAACTCAAATTTCATgcttcattacattacattattttcACAATTCTCATATCTAGATGTGTATTGTTGTGCATTATTTCTTGGCAGCTCTGCAGACTGTGgcatatgaataaagtgtagtAAAAGTAATAGAAGTAGTTGAGTTTAGACTTTATTGTCCCCAATGGGAAATTTGGGGTAATGCTCCTGCTGAAACGGGCCCTTCTCCATTTAAGACTTCTCTACCTGTATGTCTGGATGGCAGGAAGAGAGGAATGAGAGGGTTGTTGTGTGTGAGGGCTGTCGTTCATGTCTGAGATTTAGGGTGTGGGCAGGCTGATGATTTTTAATGCAGTGTATTTGATGCTGGTGAGTTTTTGTAGTAACAGGTGGAACAATAAAGGACAATGGGTTTATACGGCAGCAACAGAAGGTGGGGAGCAAACTGAGTttacagtagtagtagtagtagtagtagtagtagtagtagtagtagtatggTGTGTTCCTACCTTTGACAGGGAAGTGGAATGGCTCTTTGGTGAGATCTGGACACTCcacaacacacacctgaacTTCTGCAAAGTTCTCCTGCAGTCCTGCCTGCAGCACTGTCCCCAGCAGACAACACATGAGCTCATGTTAGTGAACATCCTGTTCTAACCACGGgtctctgcctgtgtgtgtgatctgagcTCTTACCCCCACGCAGCTCCTCCAGATGTGGAGCGTGCAGCTGGACCCTCTCCGTTTTGCTGGTTTCTGCCATAACTCCAGTTGTTTAGTGAGCGTCCTCAGACTGTGAcgctgcaggagaggaggtgggaggtCACTGTCTCAGCTCCACATCCAGTTTGGTTCAAGTACAACCCAAGAGTAAAAACACTGGCAAGATAGTCCCTACCCCATATAGGGTTTCATCGTCTATGCTTTATGAGAACTTACTGAAtttgaataaactttattaaactCTGTTCATATCTGATAACGTAATAACTTATTAGCCTAGAATAaaccacttttcttttttgtgatgATTTAATAGGCTATATTTACATCCATTTGTAGAAATCTTatgattttcattcatttaaacaatccgaaaaaatataaatatgtactTATTCCAACATTAGAGATAACAACACGAATGTCTACATGGTTggaatagataaataaatgtatacatgAGATTTCTGTGGGCTGAAATAAACTCAGGGTCAGTGGAGGGAATCGTTGAAGACGAAAGCGGAAGTGTAAAAGAGTGAATCCTCTTGTTTCTGTTGATGGTTACTGCCATCTTCTCTTTGCTGATTGGCTGGTGATTGGTCATGTGACGAGTCACGTTGGTACAATCACTTCCTGGTTCTCCTGCACACATGTgaagtgtctctgtctgtttttgttttgacccGGCTACACGTCGTTATGAGACACAAGCGAGATGCAAAGTAATCATTATTACTGTGCATCTGCAGGAGACTTGTAAACAGAGACGACCCACGTGTTTACAGCATCACGATTCACCCTCGTGCTGtttcctgccaaagaaaactCTCAGATCGCGTTTTTTTCCCTCAGAGCTCCACAATGACAAGAGTGCGTAAAACTCTGGAGTTCACTCAGTTCGATGATGTTGCAGAAGCTCTATCAGCGGAGTCTTGCCACTTTGCTCTGGAAGCGTCCCCTCCAGACTGTGCGAAGGAAGTCTCGCGATATGTTGGGGGACAGAGCACACAGGATCAGGCATGTGATGACCCAGCTGAAGCAGAAAGGTAAGGATGGCCCTCACGTGATGCATCAGCTCCTGAGCTCCTGTATCATCCTGCTCTGTGACTGTCTATCTGTGTCTCCCCAGTGATTCAGGAGACAGCCTGTTCATCACTCAGAAACCTGCGCCCGAGGCCCAGAGGTCAAGTAGAAGACAGCGGTCCTACAGCCAGAGGTCACAGCCAGCATCCATCAGACAGCTAGAGGAAGAAGACTCCTCACCCTCCAACGGAGAGTCCAACACTGTCCAAAAGAGGAGtgggacaaagagaaagaaattcaGGCTGCCGCAGTACAATTTTCCTTTCCTCTCGGAGAGGAGGCACAGGAGAGCTCGGTTATCTGTGCGGCACAACACAGCCCTTCATGTAAGCACTGCCTCCATATGCTTTTTTATACTCGCTGTAATAAATCCTAAAGTAATTTAGTGCTGaactctttctctttttacagTATCATGCGATGGGAGGCTTCTTCAAATGTGTCAAAGAACTGCAGCAGGGTCGTCAGAGGGGAGATGATCTGCCTTCATCATTACCAACAGTTGACGTGGAAGGACGATGTATAGTCCCGCTGTCAGAGTAAGTCTAGGATAATCAGGCATATTTTAAGTTGtataagttttttttaaaagctaaaTGCATGAACACTACCTCAACCACATATAAACTCTTTGCTTCTAAGACTGAGATCCTCACAGCAAAGTCAGTCTCCTCCTTCTCATTGTAAAATGATTAATGTCAACAAACATTTACGCATAATTaatataagataaaaaaattaattgtcAAATATTGTCCCTAAAAATGACTGATGAGGCTGATTTTCGTCTTAATGCTCCGAACAGTCCACCAGAAGATGTAATTGCAGCTCAAGGTGTTGATATGAATCTACATATttatacttttcatttttacttatACAAGAAGGCATTAGTAATTTTTGGTCtgaactgtatttatttgtatgccTCGGTGCTGGTGCTAGCCAGGAGCcagagacattatgttttcCGGAGTTCTGTCTGTTCCATTCTTGTGAATATGATACCTTAAGAACACTTTGAGGGAACTacttcagatttggtacaaaaGTTCAGTGGGACCCAAGAATAATATAATTTGATTCGGCACAAAATATCCTTCAGACTTAGATTAATGGATTATattcaggtgatcaacagtcacGGTGACCTTAACCACCTAGaaggaggcatacaaccacatgGTAGCAAATCTAGTTTGAAAGGTTTTACTCCCTCTTATCTTTTTTTAGTATTTTAGGTCTAATTCTTTTACTAACTGGAATAAAATGTTGCTATCTATGCAAATAAAAGTTATGACAATTTATtgttaataaacatttttattatattatagagACGAGGAAGAAGGGTCAGAGAGTGTGGACATCAAAGTGGTGGTAAGATTCCTGTCGAAACAAATAAATCATGGATTTCAAAGCGCTTTTTTAGTGCGAACTCACTCTGCATTTGTCATCTTACAGGAAAGGAAACGTTTTGTTTTTACGCCATCAAAAACAAAGTGCTCACAACCTCCGAAAAGCCCAGAGACAAAAGGCAGCAGCGTGAATGAACAGAAGAGGAAAGCAAGTAAAGGACAAGAAACGTCACAAGAAAGACAAAGGACAATGCAACATCATATACCAGCTAAAGGGTTCATATCAACGAGGACACAGTTTTCTTCACATACAGAGAGCTCTGATGATGGAGGTCCTTCTCAAAGTGTTCTGGCTGAGAAGGAGACGAGGGATAAACAAGTGACGAGTAACAGAAGCATCCTGGCCCATAGTGAAACGCCAACAACAGAGAGACGTCTAACCCAAGGAAACAAGAAATATATTCAAGGGaaagaaagggaggaagagCTGTGTGATGATAGTGATGCTACATATTGTGAAAGACTTGAGCCACAGGGAAGTCCAAGACTCCAAGAGACAGTTGAGGACAGAGAAGCATCACTAGATGTTACAGAGCTGCcagctgatgttttcatcacagATGGTCTATCCCAGATGGAACAGGCAGAAAAAGAACCTGCAAGCAAGAGTCTTCTCCAAAGTCCCCAAGAACCTGTAAGTGGCACTGATAATGAGAGTGTGTGCGATAAAACCaggctgaagaagaagagaaaagcaaaaGGAGATGATGAAAGAAGGGGACAGAGTCAGGAAGATCCAGAAGTTCTGCACGCTGCAAGATTTGTGGAGGTTGAGGCAGGAAAGACTCCCAGCCCTACTGAGGAAAACCGAGCAGAGCCTCCGGTGATGCAGACCCGTGATGAGCCCGAGAACTTGTtacatgatgatgtcatagcgagacaggaggagagacacaTTCCGGATTCCAAACacatgaaaaagaggaggaaagagaagccgGCAGCAGGTGAAGTTggacaggaggaggatggaaacCTCGAATCTGAAATGAGAGTGGAGAAGGAATCACTGACAAGTAACGTGGTGAATGGTGGCGAGGACAAGAAgcagaaaaaggggaaaaacgGTGTTGTGGATGATGAGAAGTTAAAGTCAAGTGTCGTTTCAGAGCCAATAAAGGATGATGGTGAGATactgacaaaaaggaaaaaaaggaaaaaagaaaagattgtaAATATGGAAAAACATGGAGAAGTGTTGAATATGACCTCAGGTGTAGCTCTGAGGCAGTTAGAGGAAACAGGAGATTGTTTAGAAAATATAGAATCCACTCAGGAACGATCAGAACCCatttcagaaaagaaaagaaaaaagcataaAAAGAAGCGTCCATCAGCTGACCAGGAAGATGTAGAAGTTGGAGCCGAAGATTTGATCTTGTCTGTTGATGTAAGTACTGAAGAAAgtacagtgaagaaaaagaagataaaggagaagaagagggaaagCACCTCTGAAGGGGTAGATATTTCTTGCATTTCTGACGAAAGAAACAAGGTTTATGATGCAGCTCATTCCCATAAAACAGGAGGGGGCTCAGGCGACAGAGCTCCTGAGtctgtgaagaagaaaaagaagaagagggaaagCACCTCTGAGGGCGTAGATATTTCTGGCACATTTCATGAAAACCAAAAGGTTGATGATGCAGATTATTCCCAGAAAACAAAGGAAGGTGCTAATGATGGAGTTGCTGAATCTGtgacaaaaaagaagaagaagaagaagaagaagagggaaagCACCTCAGAGGGTGTAGATGTTTATTGCACTcctgacagaaatgaaaaagttgATGGAGATCATTCACAGACAATAAAGGAGGGCTCTGACCACAGAGATGCTGAatcagagacaaagaagaagaagaagaagaaaaagagcgAAATGCTTAGCAGAGCCGCTTTAGAGGATGCT is part of the Paralichthys olivaceus isolate ysfri-2021 chromosome 15, ASM2471397v2, whole genome shotgun sequence genome and encodes:
- the c15h11orf54 gene encoding ester hydrolase C11orf54 homolog, whose protein sequence is MAETSKTERVQLHAPHLEELRGVLQAGLQENFAEVQVCVVECPDLTKEPFHFPVKGLCGSPRITDVGGVPYLVPLVQKHKEYNMNSISKELELPGAFILGAAAVPSRIVGMNAELMPAILTEAEGRPAVNSSYFSSINPADGQCLQEKYSDKFSDCNFGLLGNLYACEGQPGKVIEVRAKKRTGDHSLVTALRTTLEGHYPDKSLALGGTFIIQKGKAKIHIMPREFSVCPLNSNDEVNNWLKHFEVSAPLICQSVLVSKDPGLDLRVEHTHCFSHHGEGGHYYIDTTPDSVEYLGYFMPAEFVYRIDRPTETHRVGRD
- the LOC109628301 gene encoding calponin homology domain-containing protein DDB_G0272472-like — protein: MTRVRKTLEFTQFDDVAEALSAESCHFALEASPPDCAKEVSRYVGGQSTQDQACDDPAEAESDSGDSLFITQKPAPEAQRSSRRQRSYSQRSQPASIRQLEEEDSSPSNGESNTVQKRSGTKRKKFRLPQYNFPFLSERRHRRARLSVRHNTALHYHAMGGFFKCVKELQQGRQRGDDLPSSLPTVDVEGRCIVPLSEDEEEGSESVDIKVVERKRFVFTPSKTKCSQPPKSPETKGSSVNEQKRKASKGQETSQERQRTMQHHIPAKGFISTRTQFSSHTESSDDGGPSQSVLAEKETRDKQVTSNRSILAHSETPTTERRLTQGNKKYIQGKEREEELCDDSDATYCERLEPQGSPRLQETVEDREASLDVTELPADVFITDGLSQMEQAEKEPASKSLLQSPQEPVSGTDNESVCDKTRLKKKRKAKGDDERRGQSQEDPEVLHAARFVEVEAGKTPSPTEENRAEPPVMQTRDEPENLLHDDVIARQEERHIPDSKHMKKRRKEKPAAGEVGQEEDGNLESEMRVEKESLTSNVVNGGEDKKQKKGKNGVVDDEKLKSSVVSEPIKDDGEILTKRKKRKKEKIVNMEKHGEVLNMTSGVALRQLEETGDCLENIESTQERSEPISEKKRKKHKKKRPSADQEDVEVGAEDLILSVDVSTEESTVKKKKIKEKKRESTSEGVDISCISDERNKVYDAAHSHKTGGGSGDRAPESVKKKKKKRESTSEGVDISGTFHENQKVDDADYSQKTKEGANDGVAESVTKKKKKKKKKRESTSEGVDVYCTPDRNEKVDGDHSQTIKEGSDHRDAESETKKKKKKKKSEMLSRAALEDAVAQSDDSVSVRKKTRTSSFLVADAEEKDAQTHEEQSSPCSNSAAAPVWGAGKPGVSSGAPETESAEVAGNVEETNNVARKKKRKRKVEESVQKYCELEFEEPRETCESFLPDANKMRVKRKKKSKGNESESVTAMERLESVGNAGYSQTDGDVVLRKKKRKKPKFETDHVIQESPTPATDSVESRGAAVTSCSSVSHKKKGKQSAAPPSGMESCGAEECCDVSDKMSKETLNQPQNAPPSAQTPGVINEGVRVKKKREKNRQRRDFMTRV